One window of Psychrobacillus sp. FSL H8-0483 genomic DNA carries:
- a CDS encoding shikimate kinase, whose amino-acid sequence MGVGKTTIGELVAQKLYRDFIDIDKEIEKEFMMSTTDIFKIHGEEVFRNYEKELIQTFTKQKLKIISIGGGAYMQSEVREACLTNCTVLYLDVSWEEWKERLDILIDSRPILQSRNIDEIEELFHERQRAYSLNNSTLSVNYQSPEEVADHIVESLKLAWDIYEPH is encoded by the coding sequence ATGGGCGTTGGAAAAACAACAATTGGTGAACTCGTTGCCCAAAAATTATACCGTGACTTTATCGATATTGATAAAGAAATTGAAAAAGAATTTATGATGTCTACAACTGATATTTTTAAAATACATGGTGAAGAAGTATTTCGTAATTATGAAAAAGAGCTGATTCAAACATTTACCAAACAGAAGTTGAAAATCATTTCTATTGGTGGTGGCGCATATATGCAGTCAGAAGTACGTGAAGCTTGTCTGACAAACTGTACCGTCTTATACCTAGATGTGTCATGGGAAGAGTGGAAAGAGCGGCTTGATATTTTGATTGACAGCCGTCCTATTTTGCAAAGTAGGAATATTGATGAGATTGAAGAACTGTTTCACGAGCGACAAAGAGCATATTCACTTAACAATTCAACATTATCAGTGAACTATCAATCACCCGAAGAAGTAGCCGATCATATTGTTGAATCATTAAAACTTGCCTGGGATATATATGAGCCACACTAA